The following are from one region of the Azospirillum thermophilum genome:
- a CDS encoding plasmid mobilization protein, producing MKGTKTVDTRDRQRPLKVWVNEAERVRIEAQAKATGLSVSGYLRSVGLGYQPRSVLDLEAVERLAKVNADLGRLGGLLKLWLTDTPGRGAPVADVRDLLNRIKDTQDELREAVTRL from the coding sequence ATGAAGGGGACCAAAACGGTTGATACGCGGGACCGGCAGCGGCCCTTGAAGGTGTGGGTGAACGAGGCCGAGCGGGTGCGGATCGAAGCGCAGGCGAAGGCGACCGGGTTGTCGGTCTCGGGCTACCTGCGGAGCGTCGGGCTGGGGTACCAGCCGCGCAGTGTGCTCGACCTCGAAGCGGTCGAGCGGCTGGCGAAGGTGAACGCCGACCTGGGGCGACTGGGCGGCCTCCTAAAGTTGTGGCTGACCGACACGCCTGGGCGGGGGGCACCGGTGGCGGACGTGCGCGATCTGCTGAACCGGATCAAGGACACCCAGGACGAGCTTCGTGAGGCGGTGACGCGGCTATGA
- a CDS encoding helix-turn-helix transcriptional regulator — MELLIFAHNFKQARLNAGLTQTDITKRIGISQAYVSDVERAVVDPSLTHMALLARIVGKPLHELLKPSPTLKSSPTK; from the coding sequence GTGGAGCTGCTGATTTTTGCCCACAACTTCAAGCAGGCCCGTCTCAATGCCGGGCTGACGCAGACCGACATCACCAAGCGGATCGGCATCTCCCAAGCCTACGTGTCCGACGTGGAGCGGGCCGTGGTCGATCCCAGCCTGACCCACATGGCCTTGCTGGCGCGGATCGTGGGCAAGCCCCTGCACGAGTTGCTCAAGCCTTCGCCGACGTTGAAATCTTCACCGACGAAGTGA
- a CDS encoding ArsA-related P-loop ATPase — translation MPAKVQQAPDEAMTAAPTLAEPASQIHMTLQGKGGVGKSMVSSFLAQYLSSTGRPVTCIDTDPVNDTLSGYAALNARRLDLLQGNQINTRRFDEMMELLMSSDTSVVVDNGAASFLPLTSYMLENGVADLLAASGRQLVVHTVVTGGQAIMDTLTGFDQLARQLPDTAQMVVWLNEYFGDISAEGKSFEAMKAYQANRHRVKGLVRIKRYTSETFGKDMEMMLDRKFTFDEAVSSPDFGLMAKQRLTMMKRDIFGQIALVV, via the coding sequence ATGCCTGCCAAGGTCCAACAGGCCCCTGATGAGGCCATGACTGCCGCCCCGACCTTAGCCGAACCAGCTTCCCAAATTCACATGACACTCCAGGGAAAAGGGGGTGTCGGAAAGTCCATGGTGTCGTCCTTCCTGGCACAGTACCTCTCCAGCACCGGCCGCCCGGTCACCTGCATCGACACCGATCCCGTCAACGACACCCTCTCGGGCTATGCCGCCCTCAACGCCCGACGCCTCGACCTCTTGCAGGGCAACCAGATCAACACCCGCCGCTTCGATGAGATGATGGAGCTGCTGATGTCCTCCGACACCAGTGTCGTGGTGGACAACGGCGCCGCCTCCTTCCTGCCCCTCACCAGCTACATGCTGGAAAACGGCGTGGCCGACCTGCTGGCCGCGTCGGGCCGGCAGCTCGTCGTCCATACCGTCGTCACCGGCGGCCAGGCCATCATGGACACCCTCACCGGCTTCGATCAGCTCGCCCGTCAGCTTCCCGACACCGCGCAGATGGTGGTATGGCTCAATGAGTATTTCGGCGACATTTCGGCAGAAGGAAAGAGCTTTGAAGCGATGAAGGCGTATCAGGCCAACCGGCACCGGGTGAAAGGGCTCGTGCGGATCAAGCGTTACACCAGCGAGACTTTTGGAAAGGACATGGAGATGATGCTGGACCGTAAATTTACCTTTGATGAAGCGGTCAGCAGCCCCGACTTCGGTCTGATGGCAAAGCAGCGTCTGACGATGATGAAGCGTGATATCTTCGGTCAGATCGCTCTCGTTGTCTGA
- a CDS encoding IS256 family transposase: protein MTEDRIALHELIGKSADADFLREMVGFAAQRLMELEVEALTGAGYGERSDERLTKRNGYRERTWETRAGAIDLRIPKLRRGSYFPAFLEPRRTAEKALIAVIQEAYVQGISTRNVDELVKAMGMTGISKSQVSRLCEEIDDRVQAFLTRPLEGDWPFVWLDATYVKVRQDGRIVSLAAILAIGVNTDGRREVLGLGLGLSEAETFWSDFLRSLTRRGLRGVKLVIADAHLGLKAAASKVLGATLQRCRVHCMRNLLSCVGKAHQTMVAATIRTAFAQETAEAAHEQWRRVADSLRPRFSKLAALMDEAEFDVLAYMAYPKDLRTKLHSTNPLERLNGEIKRRTNVVGIFPGEGAVTRLVGALLLEQHDEWAVCRRYMTMESLTELCHPPTADPLSIAAE from the coding sequence ATGACCGAGGACAGGATCGCTCTTCACGAGCTGATTGGGAAGAGCGCCGACGCCGACTTCCTGCGCGAGATGGTCGGCTTCGCCGCTCAGCGCCTGATGGAACTGGAAGTCGAGGCGTTGACCGGCGCCGGCTACGGTGAGCGCTCGGACGAGCGGCTGACCAAGCGCAACGGATATCGGGAGCGGACCTGGGAGACACGCGCCGGCGCCATCGACCTGCGCATCCCCAAGCTGCGGCGCGGCTCCTACTTCCCAGCCTTTCTGGAGCCGCGGCGCACGGCGGAGAAGGCGCTGATCGCGGTGATCCAGGAGGCCTACGTGCAGGGCATCTCGACGCGCAACGTCGATGAGCTGGTCAAGGCAATGGGCATGACTGGCATCTCCAAGTCCCAGGTCAGCCGCTTGTGTGAAGAGATCGACGACCGCGTGCAGGCCTTCCTGACCCGCCCGCTGGAGGGCGACTGGCCGTTCGTGTGGCTGGACGCGACCTACGTGAAGGTGCGCCAGGACGGCCGCATCGTCTCGCTCGCCGCCATACTGGCGATCGGCGTCAACACTGACGGCCGACGCGAGGTGTTGGGGCTCGGCCTCGGGCTGTCGGAGGCGGAGACCTTCTGGAGCGACTTCCTGCGCTCGCTCACCCGCCGGGGGCTGCGGGGCGTGAAGCTGGTGATCGCCGACGCGCATCTCGGGCTGAAGGCCGCCGCCTCCAAGGTGCTGGGCGCGACACTCCAGCGGTGCCGCGTTCATTGCATGCGGAATCTCCTCTCCTGCGTGGGCAAGGCGCACCAGACGATGGTCGCCGCCACCATCCGCACCGCGTTTGCCCAGGAGACCGCCGAGGCGGCGCACGAGCAGTGGCGCCGGGTTGCCGACAGCCTGCGGCCGCGGTTCTCCAAGCTGGCGGCGCTGATGGACGAGGCGGAGTTCGACGTGCTGGCCTACATGGCCTACCCCAAGGACCTGCGCACCAAGCTGCACTCCACGAATCCGCTGGAACGCCTGAACGGCGAGATCAAACGGCGCACCAACGTCGTCGGCATCTTCCCCGGGGAAGGAGCGGTCACCCGCTTGGTCGGTGCCTTGCTGCTGGAGCAACACG
- a CDS encoding replication initiation protein: MAIRTLDQRPSIGSMVKPGELIDILENTSRPLTLLDRRNYNLLILNAWDRIGEEAPHHIHMAELRGSDTSNARVKDSIERLMTTIVRVRYINPETGRPNTIRVQLLGGNRAEDESPDGFLTYRFDPLLIELLQNSRTYGRLRIEVMAAFESKYALAAYEMAMKRRNLRHVAREKFTIEEIRGLLGVQDGKLSRFSDLNAYALRTAELEVNALAEEVCIAFEPEYRGRRCIGIWFQWRDKTPEERKAAFAELQRPRVGRSARLRGSVVDTM; encoded by the coding sequence ATGGCAATCCGTACTCTGGATCAGCGTCCAAGCATTGGCTCGATGGTCAAGCCCGGGGAACTGATCGACATCCTCGAAAACACGTCCCGCCCGCTGACTCTGCTCGACCGGCGAAACTATAATCTGCTGATCCTCAATGCCTGGGATCGGATTGGTGAAGAGGCTCCGCATCATATCCACATGGCGGAACTGCGAGGCAGCGATACGAGTAACGCCAGGGTCAAGGACAGCATTGAGCGGTTGATGACGACGATTGTCCGCGTCCGCTACATCAACCCGGAAACCGGTCGGCCGAATACCATCCGCGTCCAGCTCCTGGGCGGCAACCGGGCCGAGGACGAAAGCCCGGATGGCTTTCTCACCTACCGGTTCGATCCGCTGCTGATCGAACTCCTCCAGAACAGCAGGACCTATGGCCGCCTTCGGATCGAGGTGATGGCTGCCTTCGAGTCCAAGTATGCCCTGGCCGCCTACGAGATGGCGATGAAGCGGCGCAATCTGCGCCATGTCGCGCGGGAGAAATTCACCATCGAGGAGATCCGTGGGCTCCTCGGGGTTCAGGACGGCAAGCTCTCGCGCTTTTCGGATCTCAATGCCTATGCGTTGCGCACCGCCGAGCTGGAGGTCAATGCTCTGGCCGAAGAGGTGTGCATCGCCTTTGAACCGGAATACAGGGGGCGCCGCTGCATTGGGATCTGGTTTCAATGGCGGGACAAGACGCCGGAGGAGCGGAAGGCCGCCTTTGCGGAACTCCAACGCCCTCGCGTCGGTCGGAGTGCCCGTCTGCGCGGATCGGTCGTCGATACGATGTGA
- the traI gene encoding TraI/MobA(P) family conjugative relaxase, whose translation MAIREILATQERNKRAKGDKTYHLIVSFPEGEVPTREQLADIEDTLCAGIGYAEHQRISAAHTNTKHFHIHIAINRVHPRTLRCVEPFYDHKELFKLCRALEQKHGLQLHPMDGPALPGRPGDLEAHAGEASFLRWVKETAGVELVERAGKAASWGELHAALERHGLAIRPKGAGLVIVQESTGLAVKESSVDRSLSAQALTKRLGAYEPPPRAQTQGRSNGDSSQWGAAGDAARPGRGGYQRAPLHRHADSEVLYQQYQAQRETLVKARAAQRAALRQAQAEHAKELAAWYAARRAEIKRSPVLSAAERRHAYAMLAHQRRADAAARRQELARQRQEAAQQGLPTWQDFLMAEAGRGNEVAVAVLRSRSRRQRRMAETLLTAADADAARHIVYERLQPKAGKDGALVYRVEDGGVVSDEAAQVRVTAVTAGAAFLALSLADDRFRGQALVVEGTQAFRRQVAQLAAMKGLEVRFADPELERERARMAERMTHAEGSTTVAAFISRRNSMRDTVPSVDYTRLWAGSDAGPAVYHGRRRLQDGAEVVLLQRGGETLVKPVTPAQAAKASTWRVGQTVELDSRGRFLTPSRGRKR comes from the coding sequence ATCGCGATCCGCGAGATCCTGGCGACCCAGGAGCGCAACAAGCGGGCCAAGGGCGACAAGACCTATCACCTGATCGTGAGCTTCCCCGAGGGGGAGGTTCCGACCAGGGAGCAACTGGCCGACATCGAGGACACGCTGTGCGCCGGCATCGGCTACGCCGAGCACCAGCGGATCAGTGCGGCCCACACCAACACGAAGCACTTCCACATCCACATCGCGATCAACCGGGTGCATCCCCGCACCCTGCGGTGCGTCGAACCGTTCTACGATCACAAGGAGCTGTTCAAGCTGTGCCGGGCGCTGGAGCAGAAGCACGGACTCCAGCTCCACCCGATGGATGGCCCTGCCCTGCCCGGGCGGCCGGGCGATCTGGAGGCGCACGCCGGCGAGGCGTCGTTCCTGCGCTGGGTGAAGGAGACGGCTGGCGTCGAGCTGGTGGAGCGGGCGGGCAAGGCGGCGAGCTGGGGCGAGCTGCATGCGGCGCTGGAGCGCCATGGGCTGGCGATCCGGCCGAAGGGCGCCGGTCTGGTCATCGTGCAGGAGTCGACCGGGCTTGCGGTGAAGGAGAGCAGTGTCGACCGCAGCCTGTCGGCCCAGGCGCTGACCAAGCGGCTGGGTGCCTACGAGCCGCCGCCCCGGGCGCAGACCCAAGGCCGGTCGAACGGTGACAGTTCGCAATGGGGGGCGGCCGGCGATGCCGCGCGACCAGGGCGGGGGGGCTACCAGAGGGCGCCGCTGCACCGACACGCGGACAGCGAGGTGCTGTATCAGCAGTATCAGGCGCAGCGGGAGACGCTGGTGAAGGCGCGGGCTGCCCAGCGGGCGGCGCTGCGTCAGGCGCAGGCGGAGCACGCCAAGGAGCTGGCGGCGTGGTATGCGGCGCGGCGGGCGGAGATCAAGCGCAGCCCGGTGCTGTCGGCGGCCGAGCGCCGGCATGCCTACGCGATGCTGGCGCATCAGCGCCGGGCCGACGCGGCGGCGCGGCGCCAGGAGCTGGCCCGGCAGCGCCAGGAGGCGGCGCAGCAGGGCTTGCCGACGTGGCAGGACTTCCTGATGGCCGAGGCCGGCCGGGGCAACGAGGTGGCGGTGGCGGTGCTGCGCAGCCGGTCGCGCCGGCAGCGTCGGATGGCGGAGACCCTGCTGACCGCGGCCGACGCCGATGCGGCCCGGCACATCGTCTATGAGCGGCTGCAACCGAAGGCGGGCAAGGACGGCGCGCTGGTCTACCGGGTGGAGGACGGCGGGGTGGTGAGCGACGAGGCGGCCCAGGTGCGGGTGACCGCGGTCACCGCCGGGGCCGCCTTCCTCGCGCTGTCGCTGGCCGACGACCGCTTCCGCGGCCAAGCCCTGGTGGTCGAGGGCACCCAGGCGTTCAGGAGGCAGGTGGCGCAGCTCGCGGCGATGAAGGGTCTGGAGGTGCGGTTTGCCGATCCCGAGCTTGAGCGGGAGCGCGCCCGGATGGCCGAGCGTATGACCCATGCCGAAGGATCTACAACCGTCGCGGCGTTCATCTCTCGACGGAACAGTATGAGGGACACCGTACCGTCTGTAGACTATACGCGCCTCTGGGCCGGAAGCGACGCCGGACCGGCGGTCTACCACGGCCGCCGCAGGTTGCAGGACGGGGCCGAGGTGGTGCTGCTGCAACGAGGCGGCGAGACGCTGGTCAAGCCGGTCACCCCCGCCCAGGCCGCCAAGGCGAGCACATGGCGGGTGGGGCAGACGGTCGAGCTGGACAGCCGGGGCCGCTTCCTGACGCCATCGAGAGGGCGCAAGCGATGA
- a CDS encoding IS256 family transposase: protein MTEDRIALHELIGKSADADFLREMVGFAAQRLMELEVEALTGAGYGERSDERLTKRNGYRERTWETRAGAIDLRIPKLRRGSYFPAFLEPRRTAEKALIAVIQEAYVQGISTRNVDELVKAMGMTGISKSQVSRLCEEIDDRVQAFLTRPLEGDWPFVWLDATYVKVRQDGRIVSLAAILAIGVNTDGRREVLGLGLGLSEAETFWSDFLRSLTRRGLRGVKLVIADAHLGLKAAASKVLGATLQRCRVHCMRNLLSCVGKAHQTMVAATIRTAFAQETAEAAHEQWRRVADSLRPRFSKLAALMDEAEFDVLAYMAYPKDLRTKLHSTNPLERLNGEIKRRTNVVGIFPGEGAVTRLVGALLLEQHDEWAVCRRYMTMESLTELCHPPTADPLSIAAE from the coding sequence ATGACCGAGGACAGGATCGCTCTTCACGAGCTGATTGGGAAGAGCGCCGACGCCGACTTCCTGCGCGAGATGGTCGGCTTCGCCGCTCAGCGCCTGATGGAACTGGAAGTCGAGGCGTTGACCGGCGCCGGCTACGGTGAGCGCTCGGACGAGCGGCTGACCAAGCGCAACGGATATCGGGAGCGGACCTGGGAGACACGCGCCGGCGCCATCGACCTGCGCATCCCCAAGCTGCGGCGCGGCTCCTACTTCCCAGCCTTTCTGGAGCCGCGGCGCACGGCGGAGAAGGCGCTGATCGCGGTGATCCAGGAGGCCTACGTGCAGGGCATCTCGACGCGCAACGTCGATGAGCTGGTCAAGGCAATGGGCATGACTGGCATCTCCAAGTCCCAGGTCAGCCGCTTGTGTGAAGAGATCGACGACCGCGTGCAGGCCTTCCTGACCCGCCCGCTGGAGGGCGACTGGCCGTTCGTGTGGCTGGACGCGACCTACGTGAAGGTGCGCCAGGACGGCCGCATCGTCTCGCTCGCCGCCATACTGGCGATCGGCGTCAACACTGACGGCCGACGCGAGGTGTTGGGGCTCGGCCTCGGGCTGTCGGAGGCGGAGACCTTCTGGAGCGACTTCCTGCGCTCGCTCACCCGCCGGGGGCTGCGGGGCGTGAAGCTGGTGATCGCCGACGCGCATCTCGGGCTGAAGGCCGCCGCCTCCAAGGTGCTGGGCGCGACACTCCAGCGGTGCCGCGTTCATTGCATGCGGAATCTCCTCTCCTGCGTGGGCAAGGCGCACCAGACGATGGTCGCCGCCACCATCCGCACCGCGTTTGCCCAGGAGACCGCCGAGGCGGCGCACGAGCAGTGGCGCCGGGTTGCCGACAGCCTGCGGCCGCGGTTCTCCAAGCTGGCGGCGCTGATGGACGAGGCGGAGTTCGACGTGCTGGCCTACATGGCCTACCCCAAGGACCTGCGCACCAAGCTGCACTCCACGAATCCGCTGGAACGCCTGAACGGCGAGATCAAACGGCGCACCAACGTCGTCGGCATCTTCCCCGGGGAAGGAGCGGTCACCCGCTTGGTCGGTGCCTTGCTGCTGGAGCAACACGACGAGTGGGCGGTGTGCCGGCGCTACATGACCATGGAAAGCCTGACCGAGCTGTGCCACCCTCCCACCGCTGACCCGCTGTCCATCGCAGCGGAGTAG
- a CDS encoding helix-turn-helix transcriptional regulator — protein sequence MTEEFKKPRSPQKSRRQPTAKEDAPTELLIFARNFKKARLEAGLSQRDIMRMTGISQNYISFLERSFYSPSLSYMALLARVVGKPLHELLEP from the coding sequence GTGACGGAAGAGTTCAAGAAACCGCGCTCCCCGCAAAAGTCTCGCAGACAACCCACTGCAAAAGAAGATGCGCCGACAGAGCTTCTCATATTTGCAAGAAACTTCAAGAAAGCACGTCTGGAGGCAGGTCTTTCCCAACGTGATATCATGAGAATGACTGGCATAAGCCAGAATTACATCAGCTTCCTTGAAAGATCATTCTATTCCCCGAGCCTCAGCTACATGGCCCTGCTGGCGCGGGTCGTGGGGAAGCCGCTGCACGAGCTGCTGGAGCCCTAG